One Parasteatoda tepidariorum isolate YZ-2023 chromosome 1, CAS_Ptep_4.0, whole genome shotgun sequence genomic window, CTAGATCCAATTCTGCTAAACTCGGATGATCTTCAACTTTCTGCCCTAAGTGGTCCAAGATATGCTCCATCAGTGACAATTCTGGGGATCTTGCAATCTAGGGAAGGTTGTAATGTGAACAACGCAGTCCTGTGATGCCATTGCGTGCCAGAGCATTATCCAGTTGTAAAATTTCTCGTGAAAGCCCTACTAGGAGTGACAACAAGTGTTGCTGAAGGATGTCAGGTACGTACTACTGGTGTGTTATAGTGTCATGGATCAATATTAGGAGTGATCGTGTTCCGTAAGCGATGGCAACCCACACTATTACACCAGCTGTAGGAACGGTTTGTCGCTGTACTGCGTTGGCAGGATTGAACCATCCACCACGGGACCTCCACACGCTTACACAATTGTCGTCACTATccaaattgaatttgaatttgtCGCTGAAGACGACCTGGCTCCATTCTGTTACGATGCAATCTCTTCAAGCGCTTCACTACTCCGAACAGGGGCAATGATGGGATAGTATCAATCCTGCCTTCGCTGTACAGCAGCACACTGTTCTTACAGCTGGTGTGATGATATAGGTTACCATCACATAGGAGACACGATCACCTCTAATATTGACACAGGGAACCGTGACCCCCAACGGTACGTTCTTCTTCAACCACATGCGGTGTCTCTCATGGCAGGGGTCGCCGGGACCCTCATTGAACAGGACAATGCTTCGCCACATTACCAACCTTCCCTGGCCTGCAAGATCCCCAGAATTGCCATTGATATAGTATATCTTAGATCACTTGGGACGGCAAGTTGAACATGATCCGAGTTTATCCGAACTAGAGGCGCGTTTACAGAACTGTGGAATGAGATGCCACAGGACATCTTTAGGGATTTATATGCCTTAATGCCTGACCATTGCTGTCAAGATTTCCCAATCAAGATTTAGCATTCGCACTAGATTTAATCCAACAGGGTATCTCAATTCAATCGTATTTTAGCCTCAATAAATGATTATTCtgctttgatttttaatcacttacttatattaattttgtacttGTACATGCGAAATTACGTTTTATTCTGTTAACTCTTTCTTAGTTAAGAGGAGGATcaaatacagttttataatCATTTCGTTTTGTTGTCTTATGAGGGAGGTACTTCCCCTAAAATTTTGTTACGACTGCAGTCCTTACAGCAATGATCTGCAAAGTATGGATGGTGTGAAGTCCAGATATAGCAATAGTGAGAGCCATTTCATGCTTAATCCCGCTCGTTCACGTAAGCATGCTCCACAGTGAGTGACAAGTGTGCTTAGAGGAATCTGTTTTATGTTGCttcagatctttttttttaatcctctcATGCTCACATTCGCTTTTTTTGAAGTAGATTGCAGGATAATGTGTCGTGAGTATTCGTAATTTCTTAAGAACATGCGTACGTGAACGTGAATAGATGACTTCTCTCATTACCTCTCCACAATCCCATACATTACATTGTGCGGAAGTTGACTGTGCGCAAAGAGCAACAAGACTGAGAGATGTCTGTTGTTAAACGCACATTTATTAACTGGCTTCTACCAGTGATTCGTCAGCTGTCTCATACGAGTCTTTTCATAGCTTAAAATAGATCATATTTTGGACgtaaaaatcgtttttataCAAAGAATtctgattaaaatattgttttctgaaGTTCCTTGAGGTCTCTATGGCGCCATTAGTCAAAACGAATCGAGGTggtggaattttcttttttcgaatgATTATGTTAGGGGAGATATTGTGACTATCTGCGTTGCTTTCTTGTAAAATAATGGTCCAAATGGCCAAGACCCTGACCGGAAAGGCTActtcctctctctctctctctctttctctttcTCTTTCTCTTTCTCTTTCTCTTTCTCTTTCTCTTTCTCNNNNNNNNNNNNNNNNNNNNNNNNNNNNNNNNNNNNNNNNNNNNNNNNNNNNNNNNNNNNNNNNNNNNNNNNNNNNNNNNNNNNNNNNNNNNNNNNNNNNNNNNNNNNNNNNNNNNNNNNNNNNNNNNNNNNNNNNNNNNNNNNNNNNNNNNNNNNNNNNNNNNNNNNNNNNNNNNNNNNNNNNNNNNNNNNNNNNNNNNNNNNNNNNNNNNNNNNNNNNNNNNNNNNNNNNNNNNNNNNNNNNNNNNNNNNNNNNNNNNNNNNNNNNNNNNNNNNNNNNNNNNNNNNNNNNNNNNNNNNNNNNNNNNNNNNNNNNNNNNNNNNNNNNNNNNNNNNNNNNNNNNNNNNNNNNNNNNNNNNNNNNNNNNNNNNNNNNNNNNNNNNNNTACTcttgactaagaaaaataatctaaataaaaatatatatttttaaaaaccacgttttttgtagtgaagaataataattgaaaagtaataatttttaaaaaatatataataaaaattaaaaaaattataatttaaaataaaaaaattcaaaataaaaaataatatttttaaaaaccacgtttttgtagtggagaataataattttaaaaaaattgagaaacgaAAAACGTAGcgagcatgaaatacataacagtacatatacacattttcttactcatacacgtgcacagccacatatacatccacatacatatgcatatacacaaacatattccacatccacattcagatacaattacaattacagatatacatacacatattctcaagagcacactaatataacattactgttatgtatttcatgctccccacgtttttcgtttctcaatttttttaaaattattattctccactacaaaaacgtggtttttaaaaatattttttttattttttccattaattttgcctttgaatatatagcttttttttcattttaattaccgttgattttaattatttacttttatcgaAACGCATTTTATAGGGattactataaacaaaataaacacgtgatatcagataactttaaaaagattaatttgttGACGTAATTCATGAATGCTACACATTAATGCtgttcattgaatttatttgacatagcgaatgaaatataattaaatattaaaatacgtgcaataaacttttatttattaaataaatgagcaaGCAAATATCCCTCatgatatctttaaaatatttgaaaaattgaattgcctatagttaaatttgaaacaatggtgaacgcttaaccaatcagaaagttccatttcgtttttcgctcatcccgCTCGAATGGTTTGTCGTAGAATGTAGATTTTTGTATTgctaacaaagtaaataatgcCTATTTCATGTTTTACTAGCACTACTTATGTTAACAATCTaggaaatgaagtaaaattttatcgtGAAATTATTGTACTGCCATCCAAATCAACTTCTtgcttattctaaaaaatatgcaagatgATAGCAGAAAATCTAATATTCTATAGCgtcaaaatcaatgaaaaataatattaccgCGAATTATGGCTAATAAATAGTTTGTATCGTTCTAATATTCGAGTACTATTCTAGTACTAAGATATACTGAATAATGTTAGATTTTTTGATGTTATCTAATATTAAGTTGGGTTCCAAAGGGTGTGTCATAGCCCTCTTGTATTCTATAATAATGACAATCCCTTTCTTTTTCAGGTatgcaaattttgttcaaacacAAGGATTGAAAGATAGTCAATGTATTGTGTTCTGTCACAGAAAACCCAATACACATGACACACGTTCTTCAGAACTTTGTGAGTATTCCTCACCAtcttatttttgaatcaaactTATGATCCTGCAGTGAAATCTacattagttataatttaatctaaGTTTAGGGTTCACTTAAAAAGTTAGAGAAAACCTGTAATTTTTGCTGTTAGCAAAAGCCTTGACAGTGGGTCATGCATTGGTGTCTAAAAACCCAGAAAACTTGTCGAAATaccatttttcttccttttcataGCATTCTGAAATACGAAATACTCTTAAGTTTTTGCCCTCCCTTCGCTGatgctttttctattttttgagaTTCGTCTTCTGGCTATTTAAATATCACGCatagcgattcgtattcacgcgatgTAAAAACAcatcgcgattcgtattcacatgatttaaaaatcatacaccGCGGCTCGTCTTctcacaaattaaaaatcacacatgactacgaaatttaaaaactactcaTCACGCCGTTTAAAAATCGCACATCGTGATTCTTATTCACTCTGTTTAATAATTACACATCGTGATTTGTATTCACGCTATTAAAACATGAAGACAAAGTTAACTGAGCTGACTCAGGCTGAAAATAGTTTAATCGGAGAAGAAAATGGTACTCATTATTTGCTAGGAAAGGATATTGAAAGCGAAAAGGCATAAAAGTTGCTCAAGTGATAGTTTATGCtgtgaatgaaaatataattactgcCTCCCAAAACCTTGCAACTATTcgccatttaaaataatattagtcatcgtaaaatttgaaagaaaaaaaatgttatttatccAAGTTTCCatgttctaattttattttttaaagtaatgaatgtatttagaaagaaaatttttctcgtATTTCACTCCCGTCAAACTCACGAGGTGAATTTTCGTCTCCTATTTCTCGTGCCCGTGAAATTTCCGGGGTTGAGTGTTCAAAAGTAATGCATCAAAAAGTTTGTGCCTGGAACTTTTCTTTACTTCTTATTTAGCACACTAGATGGTTGTACCAggctatatttaaaattattaatatttaaaactctaCGGACAAATTTTCAAACGTACGTCGCCTCAGCATATAAATCATGGAATGCCGAAGAGTCACGTGGGACAAGTAGATACTACATTCTGCCAACCAAACATGCTTGGCTTTTAGTTCGCGTAGGCTCTTCACAATCTTAAAAACAACTCCACATAAAAGAATACGTGATCAAATAACACGACTTTCACTATAAATGAAAACGTGTTTTCGAAATTCTACAACACCAGCACGGCGCGAGTTTAAATGGGTGTAAACGATTTTATTCAGGGTTTAAAAAACTCTGAGTAAAATCGACGATATAAAGTGTGAGAATTGCAAAAACGAATTATAAGTTTTACTTTCGTGTCACAGCGACTTCTACTTCCTTGTCTCTTATTTGAGGGacgttaaaatgtttaaaatgaagcaacaacaaaaaaatttaaagttttttccgTTCTCTTTGCGTCACTTATATTATCACTTATATTGCGTTCATTAGTATATATGTATTGTTTCAAAAAGATCCAATACCTCTAGAAATACAGTTTTgatcaaaaatctgaaaatgcACGTATGGCATATTTCCAAAAGAGGCTacgaaaattatcaaacttagCGGCCCAAAAATCTTccgaaaaacattgttttaaaaacccaACTTGGTTGTTAGTGGGGCTAAAGCAACACCCTCTGGCTAAAGACGCATAGAATTTTCTTTCGCGGAAAGTTTCTTgcgagttttatttatttaatctgatCTTATGTCGTTActtcttgaaaataaatctcTTAAGTTACAAACGGTTGGAGACCCCCGCTGCAAATGTTAACTGAAGtgcaaattgcttttttttttaattcattcttttttaaaaaggatgaACTGAATCTTCCTCTGGTGTGTTTTGCAGCTAGTCTCTTCTCGAGGATCACGTGGGTACAGACGAACATCGAGGAGAATGGAAACTCCCTTCGCCGAGAGTTCAACAGCTTCCTGCAGAGACTCCTCAGCAACATCAGTGAGAGACGAGACCAGGAAGAGCTTAGCATCCTCAACCAACAACACTAAAAACATATAACAATTTGTTGCTTTGTAAATAGGAATCCTTGTTTTGAATTGCATTTTGAAACTCAcaaatacgatttttttcttcttgaaaatcgagtataaaataaaatttccaactgAAGTCTTTGAGTCCCATTTATTCAACGCAAGTggtgtacttttatttttaaaaattaccttatgaaataattttttctgtcatgGAACAACTCAATGAATGCACCGTGTCCGAAAATAACTGGTAAAAATGTGTCATAAAATCTAATGCACGTTGATACTGATATGCGTACTACCCGGACAGGAGTATTGagtttaagaaacattttatggTCGGTTGTATGAATAGAACTCAATCAGGGTTCTCATGATCATTTATAAAAGTGATCAGATCTAGATATTTTAAGCtgtcaataaattttcaatttaaagaaaatacatatgggtgcaaaaaagaaagaaaaaacatgacgggaataattttgtaattcgtAAATGAAAACTatctttaaattcttaaatgaaaactattcttaaatgaaaactatctctaaattcttaaatgaaaactaTCCAATCCAGTACCTCTTGGGGTACTGGATTTGAGatagatcgttctctgattcaggtcaaaattacgatctgtggatgtatgaatggatccgccctataaacgggggTGGCGTATGactgtggcagaagtcgaatttttaGCTAAGAGCgatgaaaaattagatcattgtggtattccatcaatctgaataaaaatatcttttccattgtaaagataattattaaaaatataaaaattaattagaatttcccaataatcaaaatcgcaattaaggatatttttaaaatcatagtattAACTCAAAAGAGcatcttttagtttagtaaGTGGAATGCTATTGAAGAGATcttagaaattaaaagcagcaatagaattaattttattttgcgcaataaattccaaaaattggTTGATTATTGGTGATAATCCAAGAAAGATCTTCTTTAATAATTAGACCCCCACgtgattgttctaaattttataggaattttatgaaattatggaactgataattaagtaaggaaatCGTATATTgctaatatcaatttttaacctcttatataaagctaaaaattttttaatgataatattattacaaaacatggaaaaaattacagaacaatgaaaaaaggaaaaataataataataaaaaaatacttgtattaatattaaatgtttatcatAAATGGTTGTTAGAAAAGTTTTTCCTTCATTCACCCCCTTCAATGAGGGGAACTTATCAGAAGTCTTCATTTTCCCATCTTTATCATGTGACTATGACATGATTAGGACTATtgcaacatatttattaattcgtATTATGAAAACCGATGCACATATTTTTCAGCGGATTTTTCTAATATTCGAGTACTANTTTTCagcggattttttttttttttggaactcCAACTCAGTGAAAtgacttattaaatattatcttgtGCTGCCTACCTGAAACCACCCAACCTTTGTCagcaaaatttgtataaatactgCTCAAAGTTATTGGGGGTTAAATCAGTATAcacactgaaatttttatttctattgacAACAGAGCCAATGCAGATTTCTACTAAATGGTTTGTTACAATGTACTTGTGAATAAGTGGTTGTAAGCTACCACCCAGATTGTACTTGAAAGAATGTTTTTGTACTTCTGTTAAGTTATGCTTCCGACTTTAGTGTCTTAATACCAGCTTCTGGTGCAAGCCACGTTTGATGGGTATCTTTCACTTCACCACAGTAGGTCGAAATCTTAATGCTGTCTATTGAATGTTATTCCTCTCCATGTGATCCATTTTTGGTGTCCTGCACGATCGCGAGTTTGTCCCCGTGTTCCACATCTATTTTAAGAAAGGAGATGAATGATTATTGACTATGTAAATGTgagtttattaattacaaaaatatgctACAATTCTTCGCTCTTTTCCTCGTTATCTGGACTAATCGGAAGGGAAGGAAATCTCTTGCAGACAATATTCTCTGAGGAACCATTTCTTAAGAGATCATATACAGAGGGGGGTAAGGGGGAATCCATCACCTGGAACATGTAGAGGAGGATGCTCTGCAGGGAGACAAGCTGCAGCTTCAATTTCCGACTCTCCTCTTGAAGCCTGCAACAAAAGAGTTGGAATAATTGAGTTTGACATTTAGTATGTACACAATGCATCATACAAACTATTAAATAGTAATTCgaacatattttgtttcaatattttgataggaattggtaatattttatctatttaatatttcaataggactttaataaacttttatctttCTCCTTTTAAACTCTTTAATGCATTCTTCCGAACCTTTAGAATACAGTTGCCGATGAAAATGACCTAAACCGAGAGGctgaaaaactaataattgcATCGTTAATAATATATCAGATAAAATGTCCTGTTAGTAACAgaaaattgtcttaaaaatttcactaaacactggacaaaaataaacaaacaagttTTCGAACTTTTGTATTACTTGATGACGAGTTAAATCAGTtcacattgttttctttttaattttagacgtttatttttattttagatttattatttgggTCGGTATTCGTCTTTCAATTTTGTGCACGATTTTGAAATGTGGTTCAGTACTGAAATattgatccttttttttttaccccgtacgaagaacgggtattcagctaccatatatatatagatcgatatttttgtttattttattattctaactttaagtattttcctttctttcgaaaataaaactttgcatAGAATGTGTCTTTGAGatcattataatacattattcaaacattttattcccTCTTACACATAATTTGGAAATTGTGATTGAAATAAGTATAAGAAGTGTGCTATTGatagaattaaaactaattttataataaagcttAAAGTATATGAACattacactaaaaaatttagcgtagaagaaaatataaaagctaaTAGTTCTTGGCACTCGCCATTATGAATATTGTGTTAAGTTTTTGGTTTGCGATtccttgatatattttttcgtCAAGAAAGATATCTTTAAACTTGATACTGAACTAACTattgattataaattactttttcacaGCAAAATACCTTCCAAAAAAGTGGAAACTCGCTTTATGGATAAGGAGAAATAgtacttgatatttttttaaaagcttcctTGGATTCTTCCTTAAAAATTTGAGGCAATAAAGTTGTGAGTTTTGAGTAAGCAATTTAAAACTGCACATAAAAAGTCCTTAGTGGtttttgaaatgcaattttgttacagtataaagtaaagaaaaccaAAAAGCAGTTTGGTTGATTGTATTGGCacaattttatcagaaaaaattattgtatcaaAGCAACCGAATAAACCGTCACCAaaagtttatttgtaaaaataaatcaaagatatttttctccTCCTTCTTTATCTGTTTGGCAATTGAGTTTGGTTGGATAGAGAAAGACCCCTTAAGATCGGTGTAAGTACCATTAAAAATAGCtctttattgattaaaaaaaatatttaattaaaagtgttaaagtaaaagtaattaagcagttccaaatagtttatttttagccCTTATGAGAACTCAACAGTTCATGTATTTTAATGCTCAgcgttattaaaataaaaattcgatcaaatttttattttaatgctcagcgttattaaaataaaaattcgatcaaattttttaaaggaacaacataaaaatttttagcagcagttttcttttctatatatttctgaaaaaaaaaaactataagctGGAGTTTGAATCGAAATTGCCCCCTTCATGGAGGCGACGACTTACTTGAAATTGTTCTCTTTTAGTTTGGCGTTCTCCATCATTTTTTGGTTGAGACGAGTGACTACAGTGGCCAGTTCCTGCCTGAGATTGGAAGTTTCTTTACCACCTCCACTATTCTTCATCATCTGGTAAAGGGAAAGAGGTCGTAGGTATACCACCCGACACACACCCCTGCTGCTCGACATCAGCATCTTACAGACCTCACTGGAATTCTTTCCAATCACTATGTGACCGTTCACTTCCACCAACCTGCAAAACGAACAAAacaatctttcattttaaaccattcaaaaaaaatttctgcaaggTATAATAGCCTAATTAGTGTCTTCTCGTACAGtaactactaaaaataatttgacaatTGAAGACAAGAGACGTATTTGgaagaaaagaatttctttctgatataaagattttagttttatctattggccgggatagcctagtcggtagggcgctgggcctatgtccgagagttcgttgGTTCAAAtttcgccggccgaagactcccagtgtagtaaatggtgactgatgcacgttaaatctatcgagtcgcaaagtcctccatgttcccttaacaaatcaagttcctctaggggtactgaattggagattgatcgttctctgattcgggtcaaaattacgatctgtggatgaatgaacgGATATATGAATgagtccaccctataaacgggtgtgacgtatggatgTGTCAGAAGTCGAATTATTAGCTATAGATTGCGCCACTCGaaagcaagaacaatcgcacctctCTGCCTTAACAGGTATACgacgagagagagagagagttgtTTCTATTCATTTATTCTGACAAGTCTTGAATTCACAGATTTCAAtagatcaatattttatttgacagAGTGAAGGAAGGTactaaaatgcatttcaaaagagaaaaaatatttttcttacattcgaattttttttctacgaattttaaatttttttctgttattctcgcatagcaaaaaaaaaaaaaaaaaaaaaaaaaaaaaaaaaaaaaaaaaaNTGCGAATTCGTCAACAGTAtggatatttattcaaaaaatgcatgtttttgttTCCTTATTAGTGGTCAAGACCAATACTGTGTGCATCAAATTAACGGTAGTAAATGTAGTAATATCAAGTAAATTCCTGCTCATTacgtcaaaaattattcagatattttgatttttatttcgtcAATAATTCCactaaacgtttttttttaatttaaaaagtgaataattttaattttaagtgaatttcaAGTATACCAGAAAATCAGTAATAGTGTGAAATGTGTCTACCAAATAATGCTTtatacttttgaatttattattttaactgcatTGACTGGACATTATATACgaagattataataaaaataagcataatttattgactgtttaataaattcaaaactgcTAATAAATTGTATACTGTTTTGTTTTCGCAAAAAGTTGTGTAAAAATGTGAAGAATAGGACAATAAAAGAACACCGCTTTTACTTTTAAGCTTTTCATTTggagcaataataataataaaaaaacttattctaagaaactttattcttttcttaaattttattctaagaaaagcTGTTAAATTaacactacaaaaaatattgttccctaagggaataattattttcgtaatgta contains:
- the LOC107444336 gene encoding uncharacterized protein isoform X1, with the translated sequence MEYRLVKEEMALLSYQEQHWESAALWDVPPPLRMEEMWEPLHDYITYLKERGAVPALHASEHVHLEKSLLVSCQSDGAPIPKVEWAHQDTELQNGDRLVEVNGHIVIGKNSSEVCKMLMSSSRGVCRVVYLRPLSLYQMMKNSGGGKETSNLRQELATVVTRLNQKMMENAKLKENNFKLQEESRKLKLQLVSLQSILLYMFQVMDSPLPPSVYDLLRNGSSENIVCKRFPSLPISPDNEEKSEEL